The following are from one region of the Fusarium verticillioides 7600 chromosome 1, whole genome shotgun sequence genome:
- a CDS encoding 26S proteasome regulatory subunit N10 has translation MVLEAVMVVVDNSESSRNGDYQPTRFESQVDAVNITFQTITQGNPESSVGLMSMGGKGPEVLVTLTTEQGKILEGLHRTKKKIGGSSHLKTGIQVATLALKHRQNRSQRQRIIVFVCSPVEESEKELTTLAKKMKKANISVDFVLFGDLDDDSTKNKLQLFIDTVKTNEGCHLVVIPPSSKLLSDQLISTPILLGENAGGSGGAGGAGGSNDEFEFGFDPAMEPELALALRMSMEEEKARQEKAAREEEEAAKKASLSDVKEEDENQGSSSKDQDKGGQKGDGDKMDTS, from the exons ATGGTTCTTGAGGCGGTTATGGTTGTCGTAGACAACAGCGAGAGCAGCAGAAATGGCGACTATCAACCTACTCGATTCGAATCGCAAGTCGACGCTGTCAACATCACCTTTCAGACCATCACACAAGGAAACCCTGAATCATCCGTTGGCTTGATGAGTATGGGAGGCAAAGGACCTGAAGTGCTGGTGACTCTCACCACTGAGCAGggcaagatcctcgagggcCTTCAcaggacgaagaagaagattggaGGCTCATCCCATCTCAAGACGGGTATCCAGGTGGCTACT CTTGCCTTGAAGCATCGCCAGAACCGATCCCAACGTCAACGAATAATAGTCTTTGTCTGCTCCCCCGTTGAGGAATCAGAGAAGGAGCTTACCACGCtcgcaaagaagatgaagaaagctAACATTTCGGTCGACTTTGTCCTGTTCGGCGATCTCGATGAcgacagcaccaagaacaagctACAGCTTTTTATTGACACCGTCAAGACCAACGAAGGCTGCCACTTGGTCGTCATTCCTCCcagcagcaagcttcttAGCGACCAACTCATCTCGACCCCCATCCTCCTTGGAGAGAACGCTGGCGGATCTGGCGGAGCTGGAGGCGCAGGCGGTAGTAACGATGAATTCGAGTTCGGTTTCGACCCTGCAATGGAACCCGAGCTCGCACTGGCTCTACGTATGAgtatggaagaagaaaaggcccGACAGGAGAAAGCAGCTcgcgaggaagaagaagctgcaaAGAAGGCCTCACTGAGCGACgtcaaggaggaagatgagaaccAGGGATCGAGCAGCAAGGACCAAGATAAGGGCGGACAGAAAGGTGACGGAGACAAGATGGACACTTCATAG
- a CDS encoding NEDD8 produces MLIKVRTLTGKEIELDIESDYKVSQIKEKVEEKEGIPPVQQRLIHGGKQMTDDKTAAEYNLSAGDTLHLVLALRGGRWMA; encoded by the exons ATGTTGATCAA GGTCCGCACATTGACCGGCAAGGAGATCGAGCTGGATATTGAGTCAGACTACAAG GTCTCTCAGATCAAGgaaaaggtcgaggagaaggagggtaTCCCGCCCGTCCAACAGCGACTTATTCATGGCGGCAAGCAAAT GACCGACGACAAGACTGCTGCCGAATACAATCTCTCCGCTGGTGACACTCTCCATCTCGTTCTCGCCCTTAGAGGAGGACGATGGATGGCATAA
- a CDS encoding transcription initiation factor TFIIF subunit beta, with protein sequence MADSFIKQEAYIKPDPEASGSPAQVDEEDLYEDAGDLEFYEKGDERPSSFEQLYLARVPRYMWEAWSKLTERLGDDDEIQIGTLRTWVEKRPDGSEDTKLRMLLSANCPEHQVLPREYDLVVQEQNVSNHFIFSEEDLPGFKARSKARQEAADAGIPASLLRQKQGNNNGAERPSYDRRSRYQPYYRKAVPKKTKIFGKIAYDVRVEPHGKDEEERVLQQKILDAEANKSKVQIISRHAASAVVNPGTTRAAEFGDSFIKNIAATAKPKKGEVFKAARIPENQLLDLIFDCFRQYQYWSVKALRQKLQQPEQYLRQVLEKIAVLNKSGRFANQYCLSDAYRDKGGAEAQEAAAEPVDDDEDDAEMEDVLPVS encoded by the exons atggccgatTCCTTCATCAAGCAGGAGGCGTACATCAAACCCGACCCCGAGGCGTCTGGTTCTCCTGCGCAAgtcgacgaagaagatctgtatgaagatgctggcgaCCTCGAATTCTACGAAAAAGGAGACGAAAGACCTAGTTCCTTCGAGCAACTCTACCTCGCGCGCGTTCCTCGATACATGTGGGAAGCTTGGTCTAAATTGACGGAGCGACTcggcgacgacgacgaaatTCAGATTGGCACTCTGCGAACATGGGTTGAAAAAAGGCCCGATGGTAGCGAAGAT ACCAAACTTCGCATGCTTCTCTCCGCCAACTGTCCGGAGCATCAGGTGCTGCCTCGCGAATATGATCTGGTAGTCCAAGAACAAAACGTTAGCAACCACTTCATTTTCAGCGAGGAGGATTTGCCTGGCTTTAAGGCGCGAAGCAAGGCGCGACAAGAGGCTGCCGATGCTGGTATCCCTGCCTCATTGCTGAGGCAGAAACAAGGCAACAACAACGGAGCAGAACGACCGAGCTACGACCGTAGGAGTCGATATCAACCATACTATCGCAAAGCTGTCCCGA aaaagacaaagatctTTGGCAAGATTGCCTATGATGTTCGTGTTGAGCCCCATGgcaaagatgaggaagagcggGTGCTTCAGCAGAAGATTCTGGATGCAGAGGCGAACAAATCCAAGGTCCAAATCATCAGTCGACACGCAGCTTCAGCCGTAGTGAACCCTGGAACTACCCGCGCAGCCGAATTCGGAGATAGCTTCATC AAAAACATCGCTGccacagccaagccaaagaaggGCGAGGTATTCAAGGCAGCCCGTATTCCAGAGAACCAGCTTCTGGATCTCATTTTCGATTGTTTCCGCCAGTATCAGTATTGGTCAGTGAAGGCTTTGCGACAAAAGCTTCAGCAGCCCGAACAGTACCTTCGACAGGTGCTCGAGAAGATTGctgttctcaacaagagTGGCCGGTTCGCCAACCAGTATTGCCTGAGCGATGCCTACCGCGACAAGGGTGGCGCAGAGGCCcaggaggctgctgctgaacctgttgatgacgatgaggacgatgcagagatggaggatgtgTTGCCCGTTTCCTAG